From a single Candidatus Defluviilinea gracilis genomic region:
- a CDS encoding alkaline phosphatase family protein yields MKKVIVIGLDGFEPKIVESMMARGELPNLMRLREQGGYSRLKTTASAQTPVAWSTFSTGTNPGGHGIFDFLTRDAKTYLPLMALSRYEQKNAFVLPKVVNMRRGTPFWDLLSAKDVESTILRIPCAYPPDKVKGRMLSGVGVPDLRGGFGTPTFYSTRKELRAEQSEKVVNVGVTNGKVTTHIIGPRDPKTKSDHKFDIHIEIQKSENKIVIASQGQPDKLEVTLGKWSKWLKVKFKVGMMQTVSGIVRFNLRQLEPEFELYASPVNFETEEPLFPISSPQEYAHDLAMKIGRYYTAGMAEDHDGLNNERFDEASYLDQCRTVLRERRKMMEFELGRFQKGFFFCLFDTPDRLAHMFWRFTEPNHPANQGEDVSRYAKVIEEHYRECDEIVGEAMKRADPDTLFIVLSDHGMNSFQRGLNLNTWLHDNGFLALKPGFTPGESGDFFQNVDWDKTKAFSLGLGCIFLNRKGREANGIVTDGDAESVRDGIVKGLTGLADPDRGAVAVRAVARSEEVYRGPYANEAPDLIVNFSEGYRVSWDTPLGGVPRGLFADNTKKWGGDHVIDPALASGVLFMNKKFSAESPSLMDLAPTILNALGVAKGDAMEGSDLIS; encoded by the coding sequence ATGAAAAAGGTCATTGTCATCGGGCTGGATGGATTCGAGCCGAAGATCGTCGAATCCATGATGGCTCGTGGTGAACTCCCCAACTTGATGCGACTGCGCGAACAGGGCGGATATTCGCGACTCAAAACCACCGCCTCCGCCCAGACGCCTGTGGCTTGGTCCACCTTCTCAACCGGTACCAACCCCGGCGGGCACGGCATTTTCGATTTCCTCACCCGCGACGCGAAAACCTACCTGCCGCTGATGGCATTGAGTCGGTACGAGCAGAAGAACGCGTTCGTCCTGCCCAAGGTGGTGAACATGCGGCGCGGGACTCCATTCTGGGATTTGCTCTCGGCAAAGGATGTGGAATCGACCATCCTGCGCATCCCATGCGCCTACCCGCCGGATAAAGTGAAGGGACGCATGCTCTCGGGCGTCGGCGTCCCCGACCTGCGCGGCGGATTCGGCACGCCCACGTTCTACTCCACGCGCAAAGAGTTGCGCGCCGAGCAAAGTGAAAAGGTGGTCAACGTTGGCGTGACGAACGGTAAAGTGACGACGCACATCATTGGTCCGCGCGACCCGAAGACCAAGTCCGATCACAAGTTCGATATCCATATCGAAATACAGAAGTCCGAAAATAAGATCGTCATCGCCTCGCAGGGACAACCCGACAAGCTCGAAGTGACTTTGGGCAAATGGAGCAAGTGGCTGAAGGTCAAGTTCAAAGTTGGGATGATGCAAACCGTATCGGGCATTGTGCGCTTCAACCTGCGCCAACTCGAACCCGAGTTTGAGTTATACGCTTCCCCCGTCAATTTCGAAACCGAGGAACCGCTGTTCCCGATCAGCTCGCCGCAGGAATATGCCCACGACCTGGCAATGAAGATCGGGCGCTATTACACCGCCGGCATGGCGGAAGACCACGACGGCTTGAACAACGAACGATTCGACGAAGCCTCGTACCTCGACCAGTGTCGCACCGTGTTACGCGAACGCCGCAAGATGATGGAATTTGAATTAGGCAGATTCCAAAAAGGATTCTTCTTCTGCCTGTTCGACACTCCCGATCGGCTGGCGCACATGTTCTGGCGCTTTACCGAGCCGAACCATCCCGCCAATCAAGGCGAGGATGTTTCGCGCTACGCCAAAGTGATCGAAGAACATTACCGCGAATGCGACGAGATCGTCGGCGAGGCAATGAAGCGCGCCGACCCCGACACGCTCTTCATCGTGTTGAGCGACCATGGCATGAACTCGTTCCAACGCGGATTAAATCTCAACACATGGTTGCACGATAACGGTTTCCTCGCTCTCAAGCCCGGTTTCACGCCGGGCGAAAGCGGCGACTTTTTCCAAAACGTGGATTGGGATAAGACCAAAGCCTTTTCGCTGGGGTTGGGTTGCATCTTCCTCAACCGCAAAGGACGCGAAGCCAACGGCATCGTCACGGATGGGGATGCGGAGTCTGTGCGGGATGGCATCGTGAAGGGGCTGACCGGGCTGGCGGACCCCGACCGGGGAGCCGTGGCAGTTCGCGCGGTGGCGCGAAGCGAAGAAGTCTATCGCGGTCCGTATGCGAACGAAGCGCCCGACCTGATCGTCAATTTTTCCGAGGGCTATCGCGTCTCGTGGGATACGCCGCTGGGCGGAGTTCCGCGCGGGTTGTTCGCCGATAACACCAAAAAGTGGGGCGGCGATCATGTGATCGACCCCGCGCTGGCTTCGGGGGTTTTGTTCATGAATAAAAAATTCAGCGCAGAGTCGCCGAGCCTGATGGACCTTGCGCCGACCATTCTCAACGCGCTCGGCGTCGCGAAAGGCGATGCCATGGAAGGAAGCGATTTAATATCATGA
- a CDS encoding sulfotransferase domain-containing protein, whose protein sequence is MNSNTVIIVSGLPRSGTSMMMKMLEAGGLPILTDNLREADANNPKGYYEFERVKNMKDGDLAWMPEAVGKVVKIVTGLITFLPPEFNYKIVFMRRDLKEILSSQKKMLGRLGKGDDNIPDDKMAKTYEEHLKQVKGWLVRQANIETLYVDYNVMVNDPTESLQKVSAFLGGMDVQTMASVVDQELYRERKKALA, encoded by the coding sequence ATGAACTCTAACACGGTCATAATTGTGTCCGGACTGCCGCGCTCGGGCACGTCCATGATGATGAAGATGCTCGAAGCGGGCGGGTTGCCGATCCTCACCGATAACCTGCGCGAAGCAGACGCGAACAACCCGAAAGGGTATTACGAATTCGAGCGCGTCAAAAACATGAAAGACGGCGACCTCGCCTGGATGCCGGAGGCGGTCGGCAAAGTCGTAAAGATCGTCACCGGGCTGATCACCTTCCTGCCGCCTGAATTCAATTACAAGATTGTCTTCATGCGCCGCGATCTCAAGGAAATCCTGTCCTCCCAGAAGAAAATGCTGGGGCGGCTCGGCAAAGGCGACGATAACATCCCCGACGACAAGATGGCAAAGACCTACGAAGAACACCTCAAACAGGTAAAAGGCTGGCTCGTGCGGCAGGCAAATATCGAAACGCTCTACGTCGATTACAACGTGATGGTCAACGACCCGACCGAATCGTTGCAAAAGGTCAGCGCGTTTCTTGGCGGCATGGATGTGCAAACGATGGCATCTGTCGTGGACCAGGAACTCTATCGCGAACGCAAAAAAGCGCTTGCATAA
- a CDS encoding NAD(P)/FAD-dependent oxidoreductase, with protein sequence MNQTSQQHIGIIGGGIMGISLGYFLSRRGLKVTIYEASPVLGGLAGPITLGDGTQVDRFYHAILSSDRFLSDLCKELGIDDQLRYKETKTSFYYKGKLHPMNNIIEFLKFPPLGWIDRFRLGLTVLAAQFVKDWKTLESVSVQSWLLKWSGETTFQNIWRPMLKAKFDGGFDNVPATWIWSRLVRMKSTREGANQKEMAGHLIGGYITLIKALTDKIVEAGGNVLLKTPVKEIVIENGKAVGIRMTNDEVVKYDKVVCTMQTPVFQRLIPTADQAYHEYLGKSDYLGIIAPLLVLDRPLTGNWTVNITDDRYPFTGVIETTAYIDPKYAGGYHLVYLPKYTAPGSEWQKKSDDEIKRIWLENLEAMFPSFDAASVRYFLIHRERYVEPLHGLNETGLIPPVKTPIENLFLATTSQIYPALTNGESVSRHAREASDLIAGANR encoded by the coding sequence ATGAATCAAACATCACAGCAACACATCGGCATCATCGGCGGCGGCATTATGGGAATCAGCCTCGGCTACTTCCTCTCGCGCCGCGGACTCAAAGTGACCATCTACGAAGCCTCCCCGGTGTTGGGCGGCTTGGCGGGTCCCATTACGCTTGGCGATGGGACTCAGGTGGATCGCTTCTATCACGCCATCTTGTCCAGCGACCGCTTCCTCAGCGACCTGTGCAAAGAACTGGGCATCGACGACCAACTGCGTTACAAAGAGACCAAGACCAGTTTTTATTACAAGGGTAAACTTCACCCAATGAACAACATCATCGAATTCTTGAAGTTCCCGCCCCTCGGTTGGATCGACCGCTTCCGGCTGGGTCTCACCGTGCTTGCCGCGCAATTCGTCAAAGATTGGAAAACGCTCGAATCGGTCAGCGTTCAAAGTTGGTTGCTGAAGTGGAGCGGCGAAACCACTTTCCAAAACATCTGGCGTCCCATGTTGAAAGCCAAATTCGATGGCGGTTTCGATAATGTGCCAGCCACATGGATCTGGTCTCGGCTGGTGCGCATGAAATCGACCCGCGAGGGCGCGAATCAAAAAGAAATGGCAGGGCATCTGATCGGCGGGTACATCACCCTCATCAAAGCCCTGACAGACAAGATCGTGGAGGCGGGCGGGAACGTGCTTCTCAAAACGCCGGTCAAGGAAATTGTGATCGAAAACGGCAAGGCGGTGGGCATTCGCATGACGAACGACGAGGTGGTGAAGTATGACAAGGTGGTTTGCACCATGCAGACCCCCGTCTTTCAGCGCCTGATTCCCACAGCCGATCAGGCGTATCACGAATATCTCGGCAAGTCGGACTATCTTGGCATCATCGCCCCGTTGCTTGTGCTGGACCGCCCCTTAACCGGGAACTGGACGGTGAATATCACCGACGATCGCTACCCGTTCACCGGCGTGATCGAGACGACCGCTTACATCGATCCCAAATATGCCGGCGGCTATCACCTGGTCTATTTGCCAAAATACACCGCGCCCGGCAGTGAATGGCAGAAGAAGAGCGACGACGAGATCAAGCGCATCTGGCTTGAAAACTTAGAAGCGATGTTCCCAAGTTTTGACGCCGCCTCCGTTCGATATTTCTTGATCCATCGGGAGCGTTATGTCGAACCATTACATGGCTTGAATGAAACGGGCTTAATCCCGCCGGTCAAGACGCCGATCGAGAATCTCTTCCTTGCCACCACGTCGCAGATCTACCCCGCGCTGACCAATGGCGAATCCGTTTCCCGTCACGCGCGCGAGGCGTCTGATCTTATCGCAGGAGCGAATCGATGA
- the wecB gene encoding UDP-N-acetylglucosamine 2-epimerase (non-hydrolyzing) encodes MNIISVVGARPEFIQATPVSRALRKHHREILVHTGQHYDYKMSQTFFDELGIPAPDHNLEVGSGSHAGQTAEILVRFEEIVLHEKPDVVIVRGDTNSTLAGALVASKLHIPTVHIEAGERSFDRRMPEEINRLVADQLSSAYFCVSQTAVRQLANEGIAKNVFWVGDVMLDANLANRPLARQKSTVLSDLGLAPASYSLVTVHRAANTDDPARLTNIVRALSRVGETVIFPVHPRTRGALAKLDEQFGGNVRLIEPVGYYDMMVLEENARLIATDSGGVQREAYFMQKPCLTLRDETEWTETVGAGWNKLVGVDVEAIVHEWNSFAPPSVQPPIFGDGTAGEKIAEILGQVQLSVHEERVLA; translated from the coding sequence ATGAACATCATATCCGTCGTTGGGGCGCGCCCCGAGTTCATTCAAGCAACGCCTGTGAGCCGCGCGCTTCGCAAACACCACCGTGAAATCCTTGTCCACACCGGTCAACACTACGACTATAAAATGTCGCAGACCTTTTTCGACGAACTCGGTATCCCCGCGCCCGACCACAACCTCGAAGTGGGCTCCGGCTCGCACGCGGGGCAAACAGCCGAAATCCTGGTGAGATTCGAAGAGATCGTCCTCCACGAAAAGCCGGATGTGGTCATCGTCCGCGGCGACACGAACTCCACCCTGGCGGGCGCGCTCGTGGCGAGCAAACTACACATCCCGACTGTTCACATCGAAGCGGGCGAGCGCAGTTTCGACCGCCGCATGCCCGAAGAGATCAACCGTCTCGTTGCCGATCAATTATCCTCCGCGTATTTTTGCGTAAGCCAGACCGCCGTGCGGCAACTCGCCAACGAAGGCATCGCCAAGAACGTCTTTTGGGTGGGAGATGTGATGCTGGATGCGAACCTCGCCAACCGTCCGCTCGCGCGACAAAAATCGACGGTTCTTTCGGACCTCGGGCTGGCTCCCGCTTCGTACAGTTTGGTCACCGTCCATCGCGCCGCCAACACCGACGACCCCGCCCGCCTGACGAATATCGTCCGCGCCTTGAGCCGGGTCGGCGAGACGGTGATCTTCCCCGTCCACCCGCGCACACGCGGCGCGCTCGCAAAACTCGACGAGCAATTTGGCGGCAATGTCCGCTTGATCGAGCCGGTCGGGTATTATGACATGATGGTATTGGAAGAGAACGCGCGCCTGATCGCCACCGACTCCGGCGGCGTGCAACGCGAAGCCTATTTCATGCAAAAGCCGTGCCTCACCCTGCGCGACGAAACCGAATGGACGGAAACCGTCGGCGCCGGTTGGAACAAACTGGTCGGCGTGGATGTGGAGGCGATCGTCCACGAATGGAATTCGTTCGCGCCGCCGTCTGTCCAGCCGCCGATCTTTGGCGATGGCACAGCGGGCGAAAAAATCGCGGAGATCCTTGGGCAGGTCCAATTGTCGGTACATGAAGAACGCGTACTGGCTTAA
- a CDS encoding glycosyltransferase family 39 protein, with translation MTPTATKNILQKIAAQPLPFILTVAVLLRVAIALAMGDTVVALPGIFDQVSYHNLALRVVGGHGFSFGELWWPITPADAPTAHWSFLYTLYLSLVYILFGPHPLAARIAQAVIVGVLHPYITFHIGEKLFSKTVGLVAAGITAVYVYFFYYGAALMTEPFYITAILFSLYFGIRLSENLDRKLDTNLGVSLGISLGITVLLRQVFLLFIPFLFLWIWIVRIRRRVELPLLPSLVSILLTIAFILPASLYNYSRFDRFVLLNTNSGYAFFWGNHPIHGTKFIPILPTETYQEMIPEEVRSLDEAALDQELLKRGIQFVTDDPGRYLLLSLSRIPPYFMFWYSADSSTLSNISRIGSFGLFLPFMLYGLWLSVKANTGAQGNRFLNLLFSPQGLLMLFAVVYSGVHILTWTLIRYRLPVDAVLIPFAGLALAELAQRILKTRPHLLRQFQRTP, from the coding sequence ATGACACCAACAGCAACCAAAAACATTCTGCAAAAGATTGCCGCGCAACCCTTGCCGTTCATCCTCACGGTGGCGGTCCTCTTGCGCGTGGCGATCGCGCTTGCCATGGGCGATACCGTCGTGGCTCTGCCCGGCATCTTCGACCAGGTCTCCTATCACAACCTTGCCTTGCGCGTTGTCGGCGGACACGGGTTTTCCTTCGGCGAATTGTGGTGGCCCATCACGCCCGCCGACGCGCCCACCGCGCATTGGAGTTTCCTCTACACACTCTACCTCTCGTTGGTCTATATCCTATTCGGTCCGCACCCGCTCGCCGCGCGCATCGCGCAAGCGGTCATCGTCGGCGTATTGCACCCGTACATCACCTTTCACATCGGTGAAAAACTATTTTCCAAAACCGTCGGCTTGGTTGCGGCGGGCATCACTGCCGTGTATGTCTATTTTTTCTACTACGGCGCGGCGCTCATGACCGAGCCGTTCTACATCACCGCCATTTTGTTCAGCCTGTATTTTGGAATTCGATTATCTGAAAACCTCGATCGAAAACTGGATACCAACCTCGGCGTCTCGTTGGGAATCTCGCTGGGCATCACCGTTCTACTGCGGCAGGTCTTTCTGCTTTTCATCCCCTTCCTGTTTCTTTGGATATGGATCGTCCGTATCCGCCGCCGGGTCGAGTTGCCTCTGCTCCCCAGCCTCGTCTCCATCCTGCTGACCATCGCCTTCATCCTGCCAGCCTCGTTGTACAATTACTCGCGCTTCGATAGGTTTGTCCTGCTCAACACGAATTCCGGGTACGCCTTCTTCTGGGGCAACCACCCCATCCATGGGACAAAATTCATCCCCATCCTGCCGACCGAAACCTATCAAGAAATGATCCCCGAGGAAGTCCGTTCTCTCGACGAAGCCGCGCTCGACCAGGAACTCCTCAAACGCGGCATCCAATTCGTCACCGACGACCCCGGACGATACCTGTTGCTGTCGTTGAGTCGCATTCCGCCATATTTCATGTTCTGGTATTCAGCCGATTCGTCCACGCTGAGCAACATTTCCCGCATCGGAAGTTTCGGGCTGTTCCTGCCGTTCATGCTATACGGTTTATGGTTGAGCGTCAAAGCCAATACCGGCGCGCAAGGGAATCGTTTCCTCAACCTGCTCTTCTCGCCGCAAGGACTGCTCATGCTCTTTGCCGTCGTCTACTCCGGCGTGCACATCCTCACGTGGACGTTGATCCGCTACCGCTTGCCGGTCGACGCCGTCTTGATCCCCTTTGCCGGGCTGGCGCTGGCAGAACTTGCCCAACGCATCTTGAAAACCCGGCCTCACCTACTCCGACAATTTCAGAGGACGCCATGA
- a CDS encoding glycosyltransferase, translating into MNILFLTQIVPFPPDAGPKVKTWHVLRFLAGQGHSVTLVSFVRPEEEPHLPALAEVCEAVHAVPIRRSRAADIGYMIRSYLTGRPFLVERDDLPAMQEKVTNLARQGEFDFIHADQLTMVQFGLRAAQTAPKKKPKVIFDAHNAVWSIVERMRENARWFLKPLLAVEAQRVKRYEGEFLKTVDHVLAVTDVDRAGLEEALRFSKVKPGDKLAPISTIPIAVDTQQLTPVKRKPASNNIVTLGTLHYPPNADGIRWFFNEVFPLVQKRVPEATLTIIGKNPPQDFLEFQARNSGSVNVTGYVPELAPYLAESALMVVPVRAGGGMRVRILEAFAYAMPVVTTTIGLEGIQAELESDVIVADKADDFANRVIQLLEDPSLQEKLSVHGRKLAETKYDWQAALSAMKKIYEE; encoded by the coding sequence ATGAACATACTTTTCCTAACCCAAATTGTTCCGTTCCCCCCAGACGCGGGTCCCAAAGTGAAGACCTGGCACGTGTTGCGATTTTTAGCGGGGCAGGGTCATTCTGTAACTTTGGTTTCCTTCGTTCGTCCAGAAGAAGAGCCGCACCTGCCCGCGCTGGCTGAAGTTTGCGAGGCGGTCCACGCGGTGCCGATTCGACGGTCGCGCGCGGCAGACATCGGGTACATGATCCGCAGTTATCTCACCGGACGCCCGTTTCTCGTTGAACGCGACGATCTGCCAGCCATGCAGGAGAAAGTGACCAATCTGGCGCGACAGGGCGAATTCGATTTCATCCACGCCGACCAGTTGACGATGGTACAGTTCGGACTTCGCGCCGCGCAAACCGCGCCGAAGAAAAAACCGAAAGTGATTTTCGACGCTCACAATGCTGTTTGGTCCATCGTCGAGCGGATGCGCGAAAATGCGCGCTGGTTCTTGAAACCCCTCCTGGCAGTCGAAGCGCAGCGCGTCAAACGGTATGAAGGCGAATTCCTCAAAACGGTCGACCATGTGCTGGCGGTGACCGATGTCGACCGGGCTGGGCTCGAAGAAGCGTTGCGCTTCTCAAAAGTAAAACCCGGTGACAAACTTGCGCCGATCTCCACCATCCCGATCGCGGTGGATACGCAACAGTTGACGCCGGTCAAGCGCAAGCCTGCCTCGAACAATATCGTCACCCTGGGCACCCTGCATTACCCGCCCAATGCGGATGGCATCCGTTGGTTCTTCAACGAAGTGTTCCCGCTGGTTCAGAAACGAGTGCCAGAGGCAACGCTGACCATCATCGGCAAAAACCCGCCGCAAGATTTTCTCGAATTTCAGGCTCGCAATTCGGGGAGCGTGAACGTAACCGGCTATGTTCCCGAACTGGCTCCGTATCTGGCGGAGAGCGCATTGATGGTTGTCCCCGTTCGCGCGGGAGGCGGGATGCGCGTGAGAATCCTCGAAGCGTTTGCCTACGCCATGCCGGTGGTCACCACCACGATCGGGTTGGAAGGCATTCAAGCCGAGTTGGAAAGCGACGTGATCGTCGCCGACAAAGCGGACGATTTTGCGAACCGGGTCATCCAACTGTTGGAAGATCCGTCCTTACAGGAAAAACTATCCGTTCACGGACGGAAACTTGCGGAAACGAAATATGACTGGCAAGCGGCGCTCTCTGCCATGAAAAAGATTTACGAAGAATGA
- a CDS encoding glycosyltransferase family 2 protein: protein MESKPQVGEGSGEQVVDMSIVLVCWNNKAYLDPCLKSLYEGGLKSSFDVVVVDNGSTDGSQQMLAEKYPQVKVIQNAGNVGLGKASNQGIEETNGRHVLLLNNDTLVNAPALDVLVEYLDAHPRAGATAGRLLNPDGSFQSGFAPFSTLLEEFLIVTRIGELLWTGYPSHGDAQEIKETGWMSSACLLVRRAALDQIGLLDEGYFIYGDEADLQYRLNKAGWKVVFLPNSSIVHFGGRSMDRWKRRKMVYRGKMMFYKKNYGFVSAFFLRVLFFLMSLVKLLVWVVGLVIPSKNDQAKKELRSNIDVMALCLNLK, encoded by the coding sequence ATGGAAAGCAAGCCACAGGTCGGGGAGGGAAGCGGCGAACAGGTCGTGGATATGTCCATTGTGTTGGTGTGCTGGAATAACAAGGCGTACCTCGATCCGTGTTTGAAATCGCTCTACGAAGGCGGGCTGAAGAGTTCGTTCGATGTGGTGGTGGTGGATAACGGCTCAACAGACGGAAGTCAGCAGATGCTGGCGGAAAAGTACCCGCAAGTGAAGGTGATCCAGAATGCGGGGAACGTCGGGTTGGGCAAAGCAAGCAACCAGGGGATCGAAGAGACGAACGGTCGTCATGTATTATTGCTCAACAACGATACGCTTGTGAACGCTCCCGCGCTCGATGTGCTGGTGGAGTATCTGGATGCCCACCCCAGGGCTGGCGCAACAGCGGGAAGGTTGTTGAACCCGGACGGTTCGTTCCAATCGGGGTTTGCGCCGTTTTCGACCCTGCTTGAAGAATTCCTGATCGTCACGCGCATCGGCGAGTTGTTGTGGACCGGGTATCCTTCGCATGGCGATGCGCAGGAGATCAAAGAGACCGGCTGGATGAGTTCGGCGTGTTTGTTGGTGCGGCGAGCGGCGCTGGATCAGATCGGACTGCTCGATGAAGGTTATTTCATTTATGGCGATGAAGCGGATCTGCAATACCGTTTGAACAAGGCGGGCTGGAAGGTTGTGTTCCTGCCGAATTCCTCCATCGTTCACTTCGGCGGCAGGAGCATGGATCGTTGGAAGCGGCGCAAGATGGTCTATCGCGGCAAGATGATGTTCTACAAGAAGAATTATGGTTTTGTCAGCGCTTTCTTCTTGCGCGTGTTGTTCTTCTTGATGAGCCTGGTGAAGCTGCTCGTGTGGGTGGTGGGCTTGGTCATCCCGTCGAAGAACGACCAGGCGAAGAAGGAATTACGCTCGAACATCGATGTGATGGCGTTGTGTCTTAATTTGAAGTGA
- a CDS encoding NTP transferase domain-containing protein — protein sequence MEDLIGLIPAAGKGVRLGLPYPKELYPVIRNNHYKPISQFVVDNLVNAGLKHIVFVVNETKHQLMGYFGSGMRFGCDISYVVQEVVEGKTKSTSPGLAHALDSAYHLIRGKTVFFGMADTLMKPNDIFKRVYEAASPEDDVLFGMFTTDRPEKFGMVRHGEDGRVAEIVDKPKQTDLTEMWGCVIWRPKFTEYLHTCVFEEGISDFAKIMNDAISLGMKFKGVHLEDGTYIDLGTYDEIAEMDKKYRGEE from the coding sequence ATGGAAGATTTGATTGGATTGATCCCCGCCGCGGGGAAGGGAGTTCGGCTGGGTTTACCGTACCCAAAGGAGTTATACCCGGTCATCCGCAATAATCACTATAAGCCGATCTCGCAATTTGTGGTGGATAACCTCGTCAACGCCGGTCTCAAACACATTGTGTTTGTCGTAAACGAGACCAAGCATCAATTGATGGGATACTTCGGGAGCGGGATGCGCTTCGGATGCGATATCAGTTATGTGGTTCAGGAAGTGGTCGAGGGCAAGACCAAATCCACCTCGCCGGGGCTGGCGCACGCGTTGGATTCGGCGTACCACCTCATCAGAGGCAAAACCGTTTTCTTCGGCATGGCAGATACGCTCATGAAACCGAACGATATTTTCAAGCGAGTCTATGAAGCCGCCTCGCCGGAGGATGACGTGTTATTCGGCATGTTCACCACCGACCGCCCTGAAAAATTCGGCATGGTTCGCCATGGCGAGGATGGACGAGTCGCTGAGATCGTGGACAAGCCAAAACAGACCGATCTCACAGAGATGTGGGGATGCGTCATCTGGCGCCCGAAGTTCACCGAGTATCTGCATACATGTGTGTTCGAGGAAGGCATCTCGGATTTTGCAAAGATCATGAACGACGCCATATCTCTTGGAATGAAGTTCAAAGGCGTCCATCTCGAAGATGGGACGTACATCGACCTCGGGACGTACGATGAGATCGCCGAGATGGACAAGAAATACCGAGGGGAGGAATAA
- a CDS encoding O-antigen ligase family protein, with product MDINFNLKFLTIDRQVTISRQTFQYSVGLLTILITVAASFWGTVNVLVIALAAIGGLIALGLLYRYPLLAYIFLMPAGMFVPFSGPGGFNASVLLVVLMSVLWIGNMFVVQRRFEFARSSAVRPAVFFMVVCVVAFGMGQVSWFSLAQQAPFDTQLGGFAIYFFSLVMMVMTGNIIKDIRWLKAIIIAFVALSMIYVLGRVVEWAGIDSIFENGFIANSMLWTWLVILPLAQAMFNQDLKKNIRIFLYIIVALTLFVAVIQTRDWKSGWVPAMVGVGVLVALKFPKLAFASIPFALIGVAYLAQDLISTDQYSWGTRVDAWVVVLDISRANPLLGLGFANYNWYAPLFSLRGYHIRFNSHSQFVDIIAQTGLAGLVCFIWILYEVGVLGWRLSRELKDGFARAYAYGVLAGVAACVMAAYLVDWLLPFAYNIGLDGFRASILPWIFFGGLVAIEQMRKENKLT from the coding sequence ATGGACATCAATTTCAACCTGAAATTCCTCACCATCGACCGGCAGGTTACGATTTCCCGGCAAACGTTTCAATACAGCGTTGGCTTATTGACCATTCTGATCACTGTTGCCGCTTCATTTTGGGGAACTGTGAACGTGTTGGTTATCGCTCTGGCGGCGATTGGGGGACTGATAGCGCTGGGACTGTTATATCGTTACCCGTTATTGGCGTACATCTTTTTAATGCCTGCGGGAATGTTTGTCCCGTTTTCAGGACCCGGCGGCTTTAATGCCTCGGTCTTGTTGGTCGTTCTCATGTCGGTCCTTTGGATTGGAAACATGTTCGTCGTTCAACGGCGGTTCGAATTCGCGCGGTCTTCGGCTGTGCGCCCCGCCGTCTTTTTTATGGTCGTTTGCGTGGTCGCATTCGGCATGGGGCAGGTCTCGTGGTTTTCCCTTGCGCAACAGGCGCCGTTCGATACGCAGTTGGGCGGCTTTGCCATCTACTTCTTCTCGCTTGTCATGATGGTGATGACCGGGAACATCATCAAAGATATCCGCTGGCTGAAGGCGATCATCATCGCGTTCGTTGCGTTGAGCATGATATACGTTCTTGGCAGGGTGGTCGAATGGGCGGGCATCGATTCGATTTTTGAAAACGGATTTATCGCCAACAGCATGCTCTGGACGTGGCTGGTGATCCTGCCGCTTGCCCAGGCAATGTTCAACCAGGATCTTAAAAAGAATATCCGCATCTTCCTTTATATCATCGTCGCGTTGACGCTGTTCGTTGCAGTCATCCAAACAAGGGATTGGAAATCGGGCTGGGTGCCAGCCATGGTGGGTGTCGGCGTTTTGGTGGCGTTGAAATTCCCGAAACTCGCTTTTGCCTCCATCCCGTTTGCATTGATCGGTGTGGCGTATCTGGCGCAGGATCTAATATCCACCGACCAATATAGCTGGGGGACGCGCGTAGATGCCTGGGTTGTCGTCTTGGATATCAGCCGCGCCAACCCGCTATTGGGGCTTGGTTTCGCCAACTACAACTGGTACGCCCCTTTGTTTTCCCTGCGTGGATACCACATCCGCTTCAACTCCCACAGTCAATTTGTGGATATTATCGCCCAGACCGGACTGGCTGGCTTGGTCTGCTTTATCTGGATATTGTATGAAGTGGGAGTTCTCGGCTGGAGGTTGTCGCGGGAGTTGAAAGATGGTTTTGCGCGGGCTTACGCTTATGGCGTGCTGGCGGGCGTGGCGGCCTGTGTGATGGCGGCATATCTGGTGGATTGGCTGTTGCCGTTCGCCTACAATATCGGCTTGGATGGGTTCCGCGCCAGCATCTTGCCGTGGATCTTCTTTGGGGGGTTGGTTGCCATCGAACAAATGCGCAAGGAAAATAAACTTACCTAA